The Verrucomicrobiota bacterium genomic interval GGTCATTGGTAACGGTTACCCCGGCACGTTCGATCACGACTGTTTCGGCTATTCGCAACGCCTGGGAGTTGCTGCCATTGGGCGGAACCACAAACTCAATCCGGAAGCTGGCACGAGCTGTTTGCTGCTGCAGAATGGTCAGCGCAGGCACAGCAGAGGTCATGGCTGCCAGGGATTGCCATCTCCCGGCGGCGTCCTGCCAGGCGGGCCCCAGCGACAGGCTGCTTTTTTCATTACCGGTTTTGACGATGCATCCATCCGAAGGACCCAGTTGGGGATGTCCCCCCTTGAGATGCACGCGCAATAACCCCGTGGGGTTGTAGATTTGATTCCCGCGCGTCATGTACTGCACGTAGTTCCCGCTGGCATTGGCCACCACCATGGAGAATTCAGGCAGTGAAATCACAAACCCGCCCACATCGGCCGGCGCGGGCGCCTCGGCGATGGCATCGTCGGCAAAACGCCACGCGGCGCAGAGCATCGAACAGGCCAGCAGGTTATAATTGGCATGCACGGAATAACCTTCATAGCCATGGCGGGATTCGATGGGGTAACGGTTTTTAACAATGTACCCGCTGCCGTCCGGTCGGATCCACTGCCGGATGCTTTGCAGAGCAAGATGCGCGCCGCGCTTGAAGGCGCCCGCCTCCGGCAGTTTGCCGGCTTGGGCGTATCGGGCGGCGTAGATTTCATACACTTTGGCCAACTCCGCCTCGTTCCAGATATGCTGCGCGCTGCGATAACCGGTCGGAAGCTCTCCGAATGGCGATTGAATCATGAGGCTGGTCCACGCGCCGCGCCAGCAGGCATCGCGGTAGAACTTGTACGCCTGCCCCTGATAGCCCAGGTGCAGCATGCCGGTGAGGAAGTAGCGGGAAAAGGCATCATAGGCAAACGGAGCGCCATGCTCCAGGTAAAGTCCCAAAGGAGTGATATGCGGTTTTTGAATAGCCAGCGCCTGATCCACGTATTCCGATGAGCCCCACCCGCGCTGTGCGCGCAAAAATTCTCCGGCGGTGTGGACCAGCGTCCAGTTATTGTCTGCCTTGCCATAGGTGGCATAGGTGGTTTTGGGATTGAGCATGGCCAACTGTTTCCGCCAGGTTTCCAACCGGGCGGCGGGGGCAATTTTTTCAAATTCCTCCAGCGCCAGCATGGCCGGGTAGGTGTAAAAATCCGGATGCTGATCCGGAAAAGCCTTCCGGCCTTTGGCCAAACTGTCCGCGCAAAAATCCATGGCCCGCATGCCGGATTCCAGGAGTTGCGGATCCCGGTCAAATCCGCTGGCAGCCAGGGTGGCCACGGCATGCGCATAACAGGGGGGGCTGAATTGCGTGCGGCCATCCACTGGATCAGGCAGATCGCCGTTGGCTTTCTGGCAGGGACGCAAAGCGCGCACTTGGCCGGCAACCACTTTCAAGTAATCCGCGCGGGTCAATCCGGTGGGAGTAAAATCCGCCACCCGTTTTTGGCTTTGGAGAACCTGGTTGATCTGCGGCTGGAGCGGGTGCTCCGTGGCGCTGATCAACGACGCGGCAATGACGGCGCCGAGCATCATTTTACCAGGCGGTAGATTTCACTACCGGCCAAGAGAAAAGTCCCGGTGACATATTCATGGGTCAGCTCCTGCTTGACCACCGCCGGACGGTCGCCCACGGGCTGGCCAAACTGCACCTGACCTTCGGCGCTGACCACACCCGCCAAGGCTTTCCAGGCTTTGCGCACCACCGGCTCGTAGGTGGCGCGGTCCAGCATGCCACGATTAATGCCCCAGGTCATGGCATAACAAAAAAAGCCGGTGCCACTGCTTTCCGGCACCGGGACGTGATCCAGGTCGGCGAGGTTGGGCCTCCATAGTCCATCGGCCGGTTGGCATTTGGCAACGGCGGCGGCCATGGCCCGGTATTGCGCCAGGTATCCGGCATAGGCAGGGTCGCTTTCCGGCAAATATTCCAGCACCCGCACGATACCGCCCAGCACCCAGCCGTTGCCGCGCGACCAGAAAATCTTTTTGCCGGCCGGCGATTTTTGGCCGATGAAGCGGCGGTCACGATAATAAAGGGATTCCTCGCGGTCATATATCTCGGCGGTGACGTCGGTCCAAAACGCGTGCATATAATTGAGATACTGTTTATCCCCGGTTGCTTTGGCCAGCATGGCCAAGGTGCAGGCACCATACAGGGAGTCCGCATAGCGGCGCCCGCCTTCAAAGTACCAAACCTTGGCGCCGGCCGGAGAATTTGAGGCGGGGGTGTTGAGCCACTGAACGGCAGGCTCGATCATACCGGAGTCCTTCTTTTCGAGGTAGAGCTCCGTCCAGGTTTCGACGCAGAACAGGCGGTTGGCACCCTGCTTTTCCGTGCCAACCTGCCACTGGTGCTGTTTTCCCCATGCGATGGCCTGGTCCTGGAATCGCGGGTCGCGGGTGTTCTTCCAGGCGGACATGATGCCCGTGTACCAGGTGGCGCGTTCCCAATTGCGGTCGGACGGCTTCATGACGGGATGGGCGGCCTGCCAGTCATTGGCTTTGTGCATCAGTTGGACAATCACTTCCGGACGGAACACCTCGTCCGCCGGGGTTGCGCTTCGGGCCGGGGCGCAGCAACAACCAGCCAGCCCGATGATGGTGACAAGGCGCCATGGTACAATCATGGCCGATTGCAGGAAAGACGAGTGGGGGTGAGTCTTCATAAAATCAATATGTTACACATGTTTCTGTTGGTCAATACGGTGTTTCCATCGCTACCTTGGGTTGGCGGTTCCAAGACTACGATGTGCCGTTGGCCATGCGCAACTCCGTTTCATTGGACATCAGTTTACGTATTCATGATCTGCAATTGGACGAAAGTGGCAATGGTTGAATTCGATCAGGCCAAAGACTGTTTGAGGAAACCTTTGTCGTGGCCCTCCTTCAGGTAGTAAAGGCCGAGCGTGCGCCCGTTCAGGATAACCACCGCGTGAACGATCCGCGGGGCGGGCACACCCGCAGCCTGGAAGACTTCGCCGGACAGGAGTTCGTTCATGAATCGCGGATCCAGCGGCGAGAGCATCAGGGTGACGAGGATGGAGATATGTTTCAAGGCTTGTTCGCTTTCCAGTCATCTAGCACCGCGAGCAGGGCGTGGTAGTTGTCCACCAGCAAGCCCTCGTAGCCGTGGCCACCGCCGTTCCAATCACGCCAGTCGAGTGACCGGCCGGTAACATCGAAACCTTGGAACTTGCCTTGAGCATATCCGGCCAGCATGGGATGGAAGATGCGGCGGGCCTCTTCCACACGGCCAAGTTGATAGAGCGCCTTGATGGTGTAATAGGCCCAGCAGCCGGTTGCGCCTCCATTTTCGTAAAACTGGAAACCGTCGCTGCCGTCGTCGAGGAGCGGTTCACCGGTGGCTTCGGGCTTGTGGTTCTCGTGGACGTAATCCCCCTTCTGCACCGGCACAAGGTTGCCCGGCAGGCCAATGCTGAAGTTGGTGTAGCCGACCTCCTGCATCTTCGCCAGCAGCCGGTCCATGACGCGGTTCGCGGTCGGATCGTCGAGCAGGCCGAACGTAACGGCCATGCCTTGCACATAGGTGAACCAGTAGTCGTGCAACTGGCCGTCGGCGCTCTTCCAGCCGGCGATTACGCCCGTCGCCGGATTCAGCAGGGTGAGCGCGTAGGCGGCGCGGAGCTTCGCGGCTTTCTCGCTGAAGAACCTGGCGTCGTTGTCGTGTTTGAGTTGGCGCGCCAGTTCGGCGAACATCGTGGCGCCCCGATAGGCGAGCGCGTTGGCGAAGGCGTCCTCGTGGCCGTAGTTGATGGTGTCCCACCAGTTTGCGGGGCGCCGATCGGTTTTGGGGCGGTCGCCGAAGTTGCCCGTGCCGGGGTATTCAATAAGGCCGTTACCGTTCTTATCGGAGGCAAACATTTCATGCCCCCAGGTGGCCAGTTTGTCGTAGTTGGCGCGCGCCCATTTTAAGTCGCCCGACCCGTTCACATAGTTGCACGCCGAGATGAGGAACGAGGGCAGCGTATCCAGCGACGTCAACGGCGTTTTCCACGCAATGAGGTCCGCCTCGCCGGGAGTGTAACCGTAGCCGATCTGCCCGTAACCCAGTGCGCCAGCCAGGTAGCGGTCGAGCGTCATGCGGATCAGATCGTTGGCGGTCAAGCCGTCGGCCAACGGCGGCGTGTGCCGCGCGAGATCCGAATACTCAAACAGCGTGAACGCGCAGGGATCGCTGGAGGCGTTGTTTGCGAGCATCTGCACCCGCGGATTGACCTGGAAGACGTTGAGCCAGTCGCGCCGGAAGCCATCGTAGAGCGGATTCTTCTCGATGCCCGCGAGGTTTGGATGAATCGTCACCACTTCGAGCCGGTATTCGACGCGCCGCTGCTTCGCCGTCGCCGCCGGAAAGGCGATGCGCACGAACGGAGGCTTCGCGAACCGGCGCGCGTCGTAATCGAGCTTGGCGTCGCGCGCGTTACCGGTGATGCGCAAGGTTCCCATGTCCGGCAAATGCAGCACACAGGGCAGGCTCATCTGCCGCTCGCCCGGCTTCATCAGGCCGAGCAGTGTGGCGTGATTGGCCTTTTGATTGAAGGTGAGCATGAACGGCGGGGCTTGGACGCCGGACGCGTAATCCGAACGCAGGGTCAGCACCTTTTCGCTGCACGAGACATGCCAGACGGGGTTCCCGTTGAATTGGTAGGTCTGGCCGACGAGTTCGAGGCCCGCAATGGCATTGGTCTCCGCGAGCACCGGATTCTGGTCCAGCTTGCCTTGGCCCAACGAGTCCACGGCGAATGCGCTGAACGCCGGGGTCGTGCGAGAGAGGCCGACGGCAAGGTGTTTGGATTGGAATTCGGCTTTGGCGGCGTGCAGCACAGCCAACGGCGCGAACAGCAGGGTGGTCAGATAAAAATATTTCATGAGCCAATATGAGAATGAGCATTACAGTTTTTCGATTAGTTTGTCCACCAACAGCTTTAGTTTGGTGGCAAAGACCTCGTAGCCGGCTGGGCCAAGATGCAGGTGCCCGTCGGAATACAGCGAGGTCTTCAGGGTGCCGTCGGCGTTGGTGAAATCACTCCACAGATCCAGAATATGGACTTGGGGATCGCGGTCGAGTTTCAGCGCGTCGAGCGCGGTGTTGATCTCTCGCACTTTCGCACCGACTTCCTTGCTCGGGTCGAAGGCCGGGAGAATTTTTACGAGGACGATCTGCGACTTGGGACAGCGCATTCGCAGGTTCTCAATGCACAGTTTGATACCATGGGCTGCCGATGCAGCGGGTGCACCGTTGGCAAAAACCAGCGGGGCGTTGTTCACGCCGATCATCAGCACGATGACCTTCGGCGACGCGCCATCGAGCGCGCCGTGGTCGAGCCGCCAGAGAATGCTCTCCATGCGGTCGCCACCAATACCAAGGTTGACGGTCTTCTTGTCGCTAAAATGTTTTTGCCATGCAGCATTGAACGCCGCACCGTCCCAGCCGCCGCCCCAGCCTTGCGTGATGCTGTCGCCGAGAAGGGCCATATCGATGCCATCCTTCATCGCGCGCACCTTTTCGACGCACGCGGCGTGATGCGCAACCCATAGATTTTCCTCACCGTCCTTGCCCCAACGGGCTGCCGTCGGAGTAACGAACCACATCTCGGGCAGATGCTTCTGCACCTCGTGGCCGGGCTTGCGGAAGTACTCACCTTTGGCAACCCAATCCTTCTCCGCGTCCGTCAGTGGCCAGCCGGTGAGCTGCGGGTCCATCTTGCCTTCGTTGTACGGCGCATAGGGATAGATGAGGATCTTGCCATCGTTAACGATCTGTTTTGCCTGTGCAGGCTCTGCTTTAACTTGCGCCGGTTTGGCGGCCGGAGCGGGACTGGCTTCCGGAGCCGAAGCCGGATAAGTCCTGGGCACTGACTTGGGCACTTCTCTTCCAGCCAGGAAAGCCTCCAGCAGGGGCTTTAGTTTTTCCGCGTAGAGCCTATAGCCTCCGTCCTGCGACAGGTGGATGTTGTCGGGGGTGAACAAGGCCTTCTGCAGCGTGCCATCGGCATTCACCATGTCGCCCCAAATATCCAGCACCCTGACCATGGGATCGGCTTCCAAATCCAACTTATCCAGCGTGCCGTTAACCAGCTTGATGTCCTCATAAAATCGGTTACCCGGTGCGTGCGCGGGCAACACCTTCACCACGATCACCGGGGCCTTGGAGAACTTCTCGCGCAGGTTGTCCACGCAAACTTTGATGCCTTTGGCGACCGGCTCGATGCCGGTCTCAGGCGTAAAGAACATGTTGTTGTTGCCGATGAGGAGCACACACAGTCGCGGCTCAAGACCTTCCACGCCGCCGTGGTCGAGGCGCCAAAGTACGTTTTGCGTTTTGTCGCCGCCGATGCCGAGGTTGACAATCTTCAGCTTGGGGAAGTGCTTTGCCCACGCAGCGCTCCACTGCATTGTGATGCTGTCACCCACGAGCAAAACATCTATGGGGCCTTTGCTGGCCTGCGCGACCTTGACCAGGTTCGCGTGGGTATCCAGCCAGCTCGTGCCGCCCCAGAACCCGGCCGAGGGCGTCACTGGCCACATTGCAGGCTTGTGTTGGTTGATATCGCGGCCAGGTCGGCGCTCGTACTCCGGAAGCTGAACATATTTTCGCTCCTCCTCGGTCAGCGGCCAGCCGGTCTTCTGTGGATCCATCTTCCCTTCGTTGTAAGGAGCGTAGGGATACTCCAGGGCCTTCATGGGCAGAACGGCGGCAAAAACCGCCAGCGCGAATAGTGCTTTCGTGAGGTCTGATCGTTTCATTTTGAGGTTAATTTCCTGTTGACCGGTTTACTTCGTGTTGGCGGCCAGGGTTTGAGTGATGCCTTGCAACGCCATACTGTTGGAGCGGATGCCTTCCCAGTTGAAGATGCAGACGTAGCGGCAGCGCTGATCGGCCAGGGTCTTGGTCAGCGCGCTTTGCCACGCGGTCGCGTCCTTCTTGCCTTGGAGCAACCATTCGGCCGCCGCCCAGTAGGGAGCGTCCGACCGAGCCAGATTTCGTTGTACGCCGACGTCTTTGCCGGGATCAGCCGCATGCTGGTAGAAGCTCCAGCCGGGGCAGGCATAACGGTTGACCGGCACATCGTAGATCAGTTCACCTGTCTTCCACCCCGCACCGTGGGCAAACAAGCGGTCGCGCGGCACCCCGGCCTGAGAGGCTTCGCGGCAGAGGTTTTCGAGATAGTGCCGGGAAACGTCGCGCAATTCGCTTTCAGTGGGGGCGCCGCTGGTACGGATACCGGAAGTTTTTAAAGCGGCATAGCCGATCTGGGCTACTCCCCGTGCCAGGACGTCGTCGGTCTTCAGGTGTCCCGGCGGATCCTCCGTGGCAGGTTTGGCTAACAGTGCATTGCCGTCGGGATAATGATATGCGTTAACGCCAATCGAAGTTTCATGTCCCAGCTTGACGCCAATGAAGAGGTGTTTCTTATTGACCGGCAATTGGGTGTACCAAGCCATGACCATCGGGATCAACCGTCGAATCTCCGTCCCGCATGCTTCAGTGTAGCGTGAGCTGGCAAAGTTTGGTGGCGGCAATACGCGGATTTGGCGCCCCCAGTTGCGCCAGGCAATCTTGATGGCGTTATCGGGTGACCAACCGGTCCATTCCACGTTTTCGCGGTTAGCCGGGTTGTATCCGGGTTTGGCCGGATCCCACCAGTTCCACAGATCGGGCCGGTCTTGCCACCAGTGTTCGGTGTCAATTTGGACGAGGATCGGCGTGCCCGTTTGTTCCGCCGACTTCAAGAACACTTCCAAGGCCTTCAGGGTGATTTCCGGCCGGGTGCGGAAACAGGAAAAAATGTAGCTGATCCCGGTTTGGCGGCGGGCCTCCGGCTGGTTTGGGAAATGAGTCAACACCTCCTCGAACTGTTTGCGGCCAAGCGTCTCAGGTGTACCCTGATACATGCCCTGGCCGGGAGCGCGGCAAAACAGAATGTATTGAGTTGTTGGGCGGTTCTCAGGCCCCGCAGAGTGGATCTCCGCGGCAGGCGCCGCCAAGGCAAGGCCAACGATCTGACCCCAGAGCGCGACAGTCAAAAAAGTGAAATTACACAATAATCTCATGACGGCAGTCTGGCTGAACTTCCGGTGGGTGTCATGTCACAGAATTCGTGACACGGCTGAATACAATGCTATCGCAAAACGTCAGAACTTGCGCTTTATGCAACATACCTTATTAAATGTTTCGCGCCGCGGTTTTCTCAAGGCATCAGCGCTGGGCATCAGTGCGGCCGCTTTCGGCGGGCCATTGGTGATGCGCGGCAGTGCCGCCTCGACGGCCGCCAACGGCAAGGTGAATCTCGCCGTGGTCGGTTGCGGCGGGCAGGGCTGTGGCGACATGGGCGGCCTGCTTTCCAACGGTGCTAATCTGGTCGCCCTGTGCGACCCGGATGCCGGGCAGATCGAAAAGGCAGGGGCTGCTGCAGCCAAGCGAGGTGGCAAGACAGCCAAGGTCTACGAGGATTATCGGAAGCTGCTGGATGACGCCGCGACCTTTGACGCTGTCTTGATCGCCACCCCAGACCACTGGCACGCTCCGCTGTGCAAGGCCTTCATGAAGGCCGGCAAACACATCTATTGTGAGAAGCCCCTCACGCACAGCATCGCCGAGGCACGTGAACTCCGCGAGTTGGCTCGCCATAGCAAGGTCGTGACCCAAATGGGCAATCAGGGAAGTGCCGGTATTTCGCTGCGCCGCTCCGTCGAGATCATCAAGGCCGGCGCGCTCGGGCAGATCCGCGAAGTATACGAGTGGGGTATCCATAGCTTCGCCCGCGAAGGCAATGCCCAAGGCGAGGACACCATTCCCCCTGGCTTCAATTGGGACCTGTGGGTCGGTCCGTCAGGCATGCGTCCCTTCAAGAAGGACGTTTATCATCCCAAGAACTGGCGGGGTTGGTATGACTTCGGCAACGGCAGCCTAGCGGACTTCTGCTGCCACTCCATGAACCTGCCCGTGCGGGCACTGGACCTGGGCTATCCCGAGCGACTGGTGGTGAACGTCAACCCTCAAAACCCGTGGGAGCAGACGGCTGGCAAGGCAGCAGTGGAGTACCATTTCCCGGCCCGCGGCAATCTCCCGCCGGTGGCATTGTATTGGCAGGGCGGAGGCAAGCCGCCCACCGATGTCATCAAGCCCGTCCTCGATCTGGACCCGAGCAAGACGGGCCTCTTTATCCGGGGCGAAAAGGGCTGCATCTACACCGATCATTGGAATGACGGCGGCCTGATACGCCTCAACGGCGAATCCGATCTTGTGAGCGTGCTGAACCATCCCGCCACCAAGCACATTCCCGCGAGCCTTCCGCGCACCAAGGGACACGGCAAGGAATGGCTTGACGCCTGCCGGGGCGAGGGACGCACCTTCTCCGACTTCGATACCGGCGGGAAGCTCACAGAGATCGGTCTGGCCGGTGTTTTAGCAATTCGCGCGGGCAAGAATCTGGAATGGGATGGTGAGAAGATGGAAGCCAAGAACGCTCCCGAAGCGGCCCGCTTCGTTCATACTGAGTACCGGAAGAAATGGCTGGTCTGACCGATTCCACTCTGTAGAGGAATTTCACAATGAAACTGAGATCTTACCTGTTAGCCGGTCTGTTGGTCCTCGCGGCAGCTTCGACATTCGCTGCCGAAAAGCCCATCAGAGTCCTCATCATCGGCGGTCAGAACAACCATGACTGGAAGACCACGACGCCCCTCATGAAAGGCGTCCTGGACAAGGCCGGCCATTTCCAGACGACCGTTGACAACACCCCGGAGAAGGACGCACCCCAGGCTGAATGGGACGCATGGAGCCCGAAGTTTCGCGAGTTCAACTGCGTCGTGCTCAACTACAACGACAATGGCATGAAGTGCCCCATGTGGTCCGAGCAGGTCAAGAAGGACTTTGTCGAATATGTCCGGGGCGGCGGCGGCGTCGTGGCGATCCATGCAGCCAATAACTCGTTTAGCGGCTGGAAAGAATACGAGCAGATGATCGGCCTGCTGTGGCGCTGGTGGGGCAACGGCTACAGCCTCTATGTCGATGATGACGGCAAGGTGGTCCGCGAGGAACCTGGCCAGGGCCGCCAAATGGGCCACGGCGACTGGGCTGGGTGGTACGCCTGGACGATGACCGTCCGCGATACGGAGCATCCCATCACTCAAGGCATGCCTGTGCATTGGCTGCACCAAAAGGACGAGCTTTACCATGGCCAGCGTGGACCGGCCGAGAACGTCCATATCCTGCTCACCGCCTACTCGGAGCCGGGCGGCAAGCACAAGGGCACCGGTAAGAACGAGCCGATCGTCTGGTGGGTGCCCTACGGCAAAGGCCGCGTCGTCACCAACGTGATGGGCCACGACCTGAATGGCATGAAGTGCGTCGGCTTCAAGCTGCTGCTCCTGCGGGCGTGCGAGTGGGCAGCCACGGGAAGATGCTCAATCCCCATCCCGCCAAACTTCCCCAACTCCGAGAAGACGAGCGTGGAACCGTAGGGCCAGGGTGGCAAAGCAGCACGTTTCTTGATTCCAAACCCCGTTCATATCCATGAAGATCTACAGAACTCCAAGACTTGCCATCGTTCCTTGCATCGCCTTGCTGCTGGCCGCACTGACTGGGCTGCGTGCTGCCGAACTGGATCGATCCTCCACCAAGCAATCGGCGTTTCAGCCGGGCGAGGTCTGGCTCGACACCGCAGGCAAGCCCATCAACGCCCACGGAGGCGGGATGCTATTCCACGACGGCACTTACTACTGGTATGGCGAGAACAAGGACGGCCGAACCTGGCTGCCTGAATCCACGAAAGCGTGGGACGGGTATCGCGTCGATGTCACGGGCGTTCGCTGCTATTCGTCGCGCGACCTGTTCAACTGGCAGGACGAGGGCTTGGTGCTGAAGGCCGTGCCGGGTGATCCGTCCCTCGATCTGCATCCCTCGAAAGTCTGCGAGCGCCCCAAGGTCGTCTTCAATGCCCGCACCAGGAAGTTCGTCATGTGGATGCACATCGACAGCGAGGACTACCAGGCCGCGCGCGCGGGCGTGGCGGTTGCCGACCAGCCCACCGGGCCGTTCACTTACCTGGAGAGCGTTCGCCCGGAGGGTCAGGACAGCCGGGACCAAACCCTGTTCCTCGACGAGGACGGCAAGGCGTACCGCGTCTATTCCTCCGAGAACAACGACACCACATATATCTCGCTGTTGACGGACGATTACCTCAAGCACAGCGGCAAGTTCGCCCGCGTCTTCGAGAAACGACGCATGGAAGCTCAGGTCCTCTTCAAGCACGCCGGCAAATACTGGTTCATGGCCTCCGGATGCACGGGCTGGGACCCGAATCCAGCGCGGTCCGCCGTGGCGAACTCCATCTGGGGGCCGTGGACGGAACTGGGGAATCCCTGTCGCGGCCAGAATGCCGACCAGACCTTCGGTGGCCAAAGCACGTTTGTATTTCCAGTGGCTGGCAAGGAGAACGCATTCATCTTCATGGCCGACCGCTGGAACAAGACCAACCTCGTGGATTCGCGCTACCTTTGGCTGCCGCTCCAATGCCAGGCCAGCAAGCCTGTCGTGCCGTGGGTGCAGCGATGGGACCTGTCCATCTTCGCGCGCGGGACCGTTCCCCCTGAGCCGGCCCGGCCGACTCTACATTCGCGCCAAGAATAAGGTGCTGTGCTACGACATCAGGCAGATCGAAGCTCGGAAAGTCCATCAGTGAAACCAAGACCATGCTGGGGCCAACTTCCCGCTGGACGTCATGTCACAGAAATAGTGACAGGACCATGACGGTTGAACGTTGTCGGCTCCTCCGGAAGTTGGTACCCTCGGTGCCGCAAACGACGCGCTGTGATGCGAAACGCACCTTACAGAACAATGATGACTTCGGGCCTGCTGGCCTGCGGTCTCTTATTGTTCAGCCAGGGCGCTTCGGCTGACATCCGGATAACACAGATCGAGACCGATGGCCAAATGCGGGACCTTTCGGCGAGGGATAGCCGGAGTTCCGCGCCGCTACCCATCCACGCCACCGCCCGCTCAGTGCGCTTTCACTTCACGGAGGGAGACAGCAACGGCAAACCCACGGCGCGCCTGCGCTACAAGCTGGAAGGCTACGACGACACCTGGCAGGACCTCCCGATAAAGATGCGGGCAATCATCTACTTCCGGGACCGTCAAGGCCAGGTGGTGGGCAGCAGCGAGTTTTACCTGACTGGCGAAACGCCTGGGTGGCGGGGAAGCATCGAAACCTCGGATTTCTCAGCCCGGCGTGAAACCGCCACCGCGCCTGAACGGACCGCCTCGGCTCGAATCTCGTTTTTGTCCCATGGCGGCGACGCGGGCATGGGGGAGTTTGGCGTGGATGCCGTTCATGTCCTGGTCGAGCATGGGGCAGATAAACAACCTAAAGTTTTTGATTTGAGCATTACCAAGGGAACCGAGCTGTCGCATCCGCTCGGCTCCCCAGCCAATTGGATTCGCGAAGGCTCACGCGCGGAGCTGGCCCAAGTGCTGACGCGGCCCACGCCCATCCCCCACCCCATCCTGGCCATCCACGACGATGATCCTTCCTTTTTTGGCAACTGGGCCACGAGCGCATTCATCCCGGTGGTACCGGGCGATCGTTTGACGCTGGAATGGCAGACCGCGCACAGCATCGGCGGCAGCGGTGCCGGGCAGGCCAATTATTCACGACTGAAACCTGGACGCTATTGGTTTCGCGTGGCCGCCGCCAAGGCGAATGGGGCATTGAGCGGTCAGGAAGTGTCGCTGCCCCTGATCGTGGTCGCCCCCCTGTATCAACGGTGGGAGTTCTGGTTGGTGATCGGAGCACTGGCGACAGCCGCGGCTGCCTGGATTGGCCGGCTGGCCGTCCAGCGAAGGATGCAGCGCCAGCTTGCCGCACTGGAACACCAGCAAGCCATGGAACGCGAACGGGCTCGCATCGCCCGTGATCTGCACGACAACATCGGCGCAGGGTTGACCGAGATCGCCATGCAAAGCGATTGGGTCCACAACGATCTCGCGCAAGGCCCGACGGCCGATACCCGGCTGCGCGTCGAGCGCATCCGTCAATCGGCGACTGAACTGGCGCGCAGCGTGGACGAGATTGTCTGGGCCATCAATCCTGCCAATGACACCGTGAAACGGTTCGTCAATTACCTGACCCAATGCACCGCGCAATTCCTGGACGCAGGCGGCCTGCGCGTGCGCTTCGACATCCCTCAGGAAATGCCGGGGACCGCCCTGGCAGGCAAAGTACGCCACTATCTGTTTCTGGCTGTCCGCGAGGCGGTGAACAACGCAGCCAAACATGCCCGGGCCGATTTAATCCGCCTGGAAGTCCGTGTCGAAAATTCCAGTCTGCGCATTGCTGTCGAGGATAACGGCTGCGGGTTCGCACCTGAACAGGCCACCGCCACTGG includes:
- a CDS encoding sensor histidine kinase, encoding MMTSGLLACGLLLFSQGASADIRITQIETDGQMRDLSARDSRSSAPLPIHATARSVRFHFTEGDSNGKPTARLRYKLEGYDDTWQDLPIKMRAIIYFRDRQGQVVGSSEFYLTGETPGWRGSIETSDFSARRETATAPERTASARISFLSHGGDAGMGEFGVDAVHVLVEHGADKQPKVFDLSITKGTELSHPLGSPANWIREGSRAELAQVLTRPTPIPHPILAIHDDDPSFFGNWATSAFIPVVPGDRLTLEWQTAHSIGGSGAGQANYSRLKPGRYWFRVAAAKANGALSGQEVSLPLIVVAPLYQRWEFWLVIGALATAAAAWIGRLAVQRRMQRQLAALEHQQAMERERARIARDLHDNIGAGLTEIAMQSDWVHNDLAQGPTADTRLRVERIRQSATELARSVDEIVWAINPANDTVKRFVNYLTQCTAQFLDAGGLRVRFDIPQEMPGTALAGKVRHYLFLAVREAVNNAAKHARADLIRLEVRVENSSLRIAVEDNGCGFAPEQATATGTHEGLDNMRRRMEDIGGTFKITSRPGEGTRVEFSAPLADKNAEPTRNSP